Proteins co-encoded in one Deltaproteobacteria bacterium genomic window:
- a CDS encoding trypsin-like serine protease yields the protein MDQGPDPTGGRVITECTGTLVGKRTVLTAAHCLFDGKPHIFKVGGKTYTPSKGAQHPSYDANDKENYPNDIGVLILSAEPGIAPSLISRGAPNQGDKITVVGFGATKDDVMDVGTKRLAVNFIAKVIGTRFDTYGTGNGTGAPCKGDSGGPAFTTPGGQEIVSGVVSAGRGACGTEARYTRVDAYVSWLEQISGGDLATVDKQAPQVSITSPAAGASVAARFMLTATATDNVKVTSVVLKADGKSVSERLAEPYHFDVELTEGSHTLRVEAWDSVGNVGHAEISVTVGGGPPAAAFGESCREPADCQSRLCAQDATGQQYCTQECAPEQNSCPSEVACVAAAGKNVCAPPSSKKTEPDMSGSCATASSSGRPSERVGGPMLFLVAVALALAGRRARRRHS from the coding sequence GTGGACCAAGGCCCCGACCCCACGGGGGGGCGCGTGATCACGGAGTGCACGGGCACGCTCGTCGGGAAGCGCACCGTCCTCACCGCCGCGCACTGCCTCTTTGACGGGAAGCCCCACATCTTCAAGGTCGGCGGCAAGACCTATACGCCGTCGAAGGGAGCCCAGCACCCGAGCTACGACGCGAACGACAAGGAGAACTACCCGAACGACATCGGCGTGCTCATCCTGAGCGCCGAGCCGGGGATCGCGCCCTCGCTCATCTCCCGCGGGGCGCCGAACCAGGGGGACAAGATCACCGTCGTCGGATTCGGCGCGACGAAGGACGACGTGATGGACGTCGGCACCAAGCGGCTGGCGGTGAACTTCATCGCCAAGGTGATCGGCACGCGCTTCGACACGTACGGCACGGGCAACGGCACGGGAGCCCCCTGCAAGGGCGATTCGGGGGGACCGGCCTTCACCACGCCCGGGGGGCAGGAGATCGTCAGCGGCGTGGTCTCGGCGGGCCGCGGCGCCTGCGGCACCGAGGCACGCTACACGCGGGTGGACGCCTACGTGAGCTGGCTCGAGCAGATCTCGGGGGGCGACCTGGCCACGGTGGACAAGCAGGCCCCGCAGGTGAGCATCACGAGCCCCGCGGCGGGCGCGAGCGTGGCGGCCAGATTCATGCTGACCGCCACGGCCACGGACAACGTGAAGGTGACCTCGGTAGTCCTCAAGGCCGACGGCAAGAGCGTCTCGGAGCGTCTCGCCGAGCCCTACCATTTCGACGTCGAGCTCACCGAAGGAAGCCACACGCTGCGGGTGGAGGCCTGGGACAGCGTCGGGAACGTGGGACACGCCGAGATCTCGGTCACCGTGGGAGGCGGTCCACCCGCCGCCGCGTTCGGCGAGAGCTGCAGAGAGCCGGCGGACTGCCAGAGTCGCCTCTGCGCGCAGGACGCGACGGGCCAGCAGTACTGTACGCAGGAGTGCGCCCCTGAGCAGAACAGCTGCCCGTCGGAGGTCGCGTGCGTCGCTGCGGCGGGCAAGAACGTATGCGCGCCCCCGAGCTCGAAGAAGACCGAGCCCGACATGTCCGGGAGCTGCGCGACCGCCTCCTCGTCGGGGCGGCCGAGCGAACGGGTGGGTGGCCCGATGCTCTTCCTCGTGGCCGTGGCCCTCGCCCTCGCCGGCCGGCGCGCGCGCCGGCGCCACAGCTGA
- the argH gene encoding argininosuccinate lyase, with amino-acid sequence MTRLWDRGEELDALVARFTVGTDPELDRVLVAHDALASAAHATMLARIGVLSAAELSTLLVELRAIAEEARAGTFVIALSDEDGHTAIENRLTARLGDAGRRIHTGRSRNDQVIAALRLFGRETLLDLASELCEVIRLLVELAERHREVSVAGYTHTRQAMPATLGFFFAAHAEGLLDDLPWLQQGYAHLNRSPLGSASGYGVALPLDRQLVSDLLRFERLQLNTLAVQNDRGKSEYLALGAALAPCVDLGRLAHDLIWFSSEELGYVGLPDAVTTGSSIMPQKRNPDVLELVRAHAARLRSRHAEVGAIFGPLYSGYQRDLQLTKEPFVHGLIGACDLVAAMRPVLGRLEVRPDRCRAALQRSIGATDAVYERVARGEPFRSAYKDVAADPASAVAGDPAEAWRKRTHLGAPGALDVEPYRVRLAEGDEWLVAERRRCVEAWELLGR; translated from the coding sequence ATGACCCGCCTGTGGGACCGGGGCGAAGAGCTCGACGCCCTGGTGGCACGCTTCACCGTCGGCACGGATCCGGAGCTCGACAGGGTCCTCGTGGCGCATGACGCGCTGGCGAGCGCGGCCCACGCCACGATGCTCGCCCGCATCGGAGTGCTGTCGGCTGCCGAGCTCTCCACCTTGCTCGTCGAGCTCCGGGCCATCGCCGAGGAGGCGCGCGCCGGCACGTTCGTCATCGCGCTCTCCGACGAAGATGGGCACACGGCGATCGAGAACCGGCTCACCGCGCGGCTCGGGGACGCGGGACGCCGCATCCACACCGGGCGCAGCCGCAACGATCAGGTCATCGCGGCCCTCCGCCTCTTCGGTCGGGAGACGCTGCTCGACCTCGCCTCGGAGCTCTGTGAGGTGATCCGCCTCCTCGTCGAGCTGGCCGAGCGACACCGGGAGGTCTCGGTGGCGGGCTACACGCACACGCGTCAGGCGATGCCCGCCACGCTCGGCTTCTTCTTCGCCGCGCACGCCGAGGGACTGCTCGACGATCTCCCCTGGCTCCAGCAGGGGTACGCCCACCTGAACCGCAGCCCGCTCGGGAGCGCGTCGGGCTACGGCGTGGCCCTGCCGCTCGACCGGCAGCTCGTCTCCGACCTCCTACGCTTCGAGCGGTTGCAGCTCAATACCCTCGCCGTGCAGAACGACCGCGGGAAGAGCGAGTACCTCGCGCTCGGGGCCGCACTCGCGCCGTGCGTGGACCTCGGGCGGCTCGCGCACGACCTGATCTGGTTTTCGAGCGAGGAGCTCGGCTACGTGGGCCTGCCGGACGCGGTGACCACCGGCTCGAGCATCATGCCCCAGAAGCGCAACCCGGACGTGCTCGAGCTCGTGCGGGCCCACGCGGCGCGTCTGCGCAGCCGGCACGCCGAGGTGGGCGCGATCTTCGGGCCGCTCTACTCGGGCTACCAGCGCGACCTGCAGCTGACGAAGGAACCTTTCGTCCACGGACTCATCGGCGCGTGCGACCTCGTCGCGGCCATGCGCCCGGTGCTCGGCCGCCTCGAGGTGCGTCCAGATCGCTGTCGGGCAGCGTTGCAGCGGTCGATCGGCGCCACCGACGCGGTCTACGAGCGCGTGGCGCGGGGCGAGCCCTTCCGGAGCGCCTACAAGGACGTGGCCGCCGATCCCGCGTCGGCCGTGGCGGGCGACCCTGCTGAGGCCTGGCGCAAGCGCACGCACCTCGGCGCCCCGGGTGCCCTGGACGTGGAGCCCTATCGCGTGCGCCTCGCCGAGGGGGATGAGTGGCTCGTGGCCGAGCGCCGTCGCTGCGTCGAGGCCTGGGAGCTGCTCGGGCGGTAG
- a CDS encoding argininosuccinate synthase, protein MGKKVVLAYSGGLDTSCILKWLQQRDFEVIAYVADVGQEDDFERAKDRALKTGATKVVIADLKEAFVTDFIYPAIAGNAVYENRYLLGTSLARPVIARRQVEIALDEGATAVSHGATGKGNDQVRFELAYAALAPQLEIVAPWKDRAFLEKFKGRSDLIRFAQENGIPVEATAAKPYSTDENLMHKSYEAGVLEDPLHAPDAEMFTQSRSPFAAPDRPCRLEIQFKDAVPVKVTNLDDQTSFTAPLELYRYLNRVGGENGIGRVDMVENRFVGIKSRGVYETPGGTILHKALRDLEGIAMDREVLHLRDSLAPKFAELIYCGFWFSPEMDFLRGAFDQAQKLIDGRVLVTLYKGNVIVDGRESASSLYDRELSSMDVEGGYNQMDAAGFIKLNGLRLRAHKLILRKPGVR, encoded by the coding sequence ATGGGAAAGAAAGTCGTGCTGGCCTACAGCGGCGGCCTGGACACGTCGTGCATCCTGAAGTGGCTGCAGCAGCGAGACTTCGAGGTCATCGCGTACGTCGCCGACGTGGGGCAGGAGGATGATTTCGAACGCGCGAAGGACCGGGCTCTCAAGACGGGCGCGACCAAGGTCGTCATAGCGGATCTGAAGGAAGCCTTCGTCACCGATTTTATCTATCCGGCCATCGCCGGCAACGCGGTCTACGAGAACCGCTACCTGCTCGGCACCTCGCTGGCGCGGCCGGTCATCGCGCGCCGGCAGGTGGAGATCGCGCTCGACGAGGGGGCGACCGCCGTGTCGCACGGCGCGACCGGCAAGGGGAACGACCAGGTGCGTTTCGAGCTGGCCTACGCGGCGCTCGCGCCGCAGCTCGAGATCGTCGCCCCGTGGAAGGACCGCGCCTTTCTCGAGAAGTTCAAGGGGCGGAGCGACCTCATTCGCTTCGCCCAGGAGAATGGCATCCCCGTCGAGGCCACCGCCGCGAAGCCCTACAGCACCGACGAGAACCTGATGCACAAGTCCTACGAGGCCGGCGTGCTCGAGGACCCGCTCCACGCTCCCGACGCCGAGATGTTCACGCAGTCCCGCTCCCCTTTCGCCGCTCCCGATCGTCCTTGCCGGCTGGAGATCCAGTTCAAGGACGCCGTCCCGGTGAAGGTCACGAATCTCGACGACCAGACGAGCTTCACGGCGCCGCTCGAGCTCTACCGGTACCTGAACCGGGTGGGTGGCGAGAACGGCATCGGCCGGGTAGACATGGTGGAGAACCGCTTCGTCGGCATCAAGTCGCGCGGCGTGTACGAGACGCCGGGGGGGACGATCCTGCACAAGGCGCTGCGCGACCTCGAGGGGATCGCGATGGATCGCGAGGTGCTGCACCTGCGCGATTCGCTCGCGCCCAAGTTCGCCGAGCTCATCTACTGCGGCTTCTGGTTCAGTCCCGAGATGGACTTCCTGCGCGGCGCGTTCGACCAGGCGCAGAAGCTGATCGACGGTCGAGTGCTCGTGACGCTCTACAAGGGGAACGTGATCGTCGACGGTCGCGAGTCGGCGAGCTCGCTCTACGACCGAGAGCTCTCCTCGATGGACGTCGAGGGCGGGTACAACCAGATGGACGCGGCCGGGTTCATCAAGCTGAACGGGCTGCGCCTTCGCGCGCACAAGCTGATCCTCCGCAAGCCGGGGGTTCGATGA
- a CDS encoding carboxypeptidase regulatory-like domain-containing protein, which yields MPGARRSPELPRLPGAARGSGPSRAEGRVTDADSRQPIPGATVAFMAPGASASARTDGRGYYAIELSGGRYRTAVTAPGFVAPTDAAQVSIEERAQVSGLDFVLYRTATVAGRVVTASRTVLRGAHVRVQRARAARRMPPSEEAVQTDAQGRFSLVVPPGEVVLRAEADALGAALSTPFYVRGGAHLTGIEIVLGAGLTVSGQVVSPGGEPAAAAQVLLQDELGSRRLAVNARGEFTAGGLQVGRKWLQALGAGFGPSRVSEVEVRPGGHHHLRLVLTAAKGLAGRVVDANDQPVPGARISVRPGGPGQRMVSLAPTLRATCDADGAFNVPAVPDLPLVVTAHGADGASVTRVGVAPGSTNLVLKLQVAGAVFGQVTDGLSGRPIQSFTVALEPRWGGGPGRSPRRLRVASASGSYELADVMPGAYRLVVTAPRYGPAAVEQVAVVSGHRVQANLVLDEGGRVAGVVVDPRGAGVPGAEVRMDTGWAGRPALTDATGRFLLEDVGRGRRSLSVTHRDYDTRILPGVSVFNGQTAEVRVELAVRAGAGASVRFSGVGIVLQRDQGRLAVMRVLSGSPAALAGVLAGDLILAIDSRTTERMSFDDAIEAIRGIVGTPVRLRLQRAKQSFDVDLLRQEVNIPGKS from the coding sequence GTGCCGGGGGCGCGTCGCTCGCCCGAGCTGCCCCGTCTGCCCGGGGCCGCGCGCGGCAGCGGGCCGAGTCGGGCCGAAGGGCGCGTCACCGACGCCGACAGCCGGCAGCCCATCCCGGGGGCGACGGTTGCCTTCATGGCCCCGGGGGCCAGCGCGTCCGCCCGCACCGACGGGCGCGGGTACTACGCTATCGAGCTCAGCGGGGGTCGCTACCGGACGGCGGTGACCGCCCCGGGCTTCGTGGCTCCCACCGATGCGGCGCAGGTGTCGATCGAGGAGCGGGCGCAGGTGTCCGGCCTCGACTTCGTGCTCTACCGCACCGCGACGGTGGCCGGTCGGGTCGTGACCGCCTCGCGCACCGTGTTGCGTGGGGCCCACGTGCGGGTGCAGCGAGCCCGGGCCGCTCGCCGCATGCCCCCCTCCGAGGAGGCCGTGCAGACCGACGCGCAGGGGCGGTTCTCTCTGGTCGTTCCGCCGGGGGAGGTCGTGCTTCGCGCCGAGGCCGACGCGCTGGGCGCCGCGCTCAGCACCCCCTTCTACGTCAGGGGGGGCGCCCACCTCACGGGGATCGAGATCGTGCTCGGTGCCGGTCTGACGGTGAGCGGTCAGGTCGTGAGTCCCGGCGGGGAGCCGGCGGCAGCGGCCCAGGTTCTGCTGCAGGACGAGCTCGGCTCGCGCCGGCTCGCGGTCAACGCGCGCGGAGAGTTCACCGCCGGCGGCTTGCAGGTCGGTCGGAAGTGGCTCCAGGCCCTGGGCGCGGGGTTCGGTCCGAGCCGCGTGAGCGAGGTGGAGGTTCGGCCGGGGGGACACCACCACCTCCGGCTGGTCCTCACCGCCGCCAAGGGCCTCGCCGGCCGCGTCGTCGACGCGAACGACCAGCCCGTCCCCGGGGCCCGCATCAGCGTCCGGCCCGGCGGCCCCGGTCAACGCATGGTCTCGCTGGCGCCCACGCTCAGGGCTACCTGCGACGCTGACGGCGCGTTCAACGTTCCGGCCGTGCCGGACCTGCCGCTGGTCGTCACGGCGCACGGGGCGGACGGCGCGAGCGTGACCCGCGTCGGAGTCGCACCGGGCAGCACCAACCTCGTGCTCAAGCTGCAAGTCGCCGGTGCCGTCTTCGGGCAGGTCACCGACGGGCTTTCGGGCCGACCCATTCAGAGCTTCACCGTGGCGCTCGAACCGCGGTGGGGGGGTGGTCCAGGCCGCTCGCCGCGCCGGTTGCGGGTGGCTTCGGCCTCCGGGAGCTACGAGCTAGCGGACGTGATGCCCGGTGCCTACCGGCTGGTCGTGACCGCTCCGCGCTACGGGCCCGCCGCGGTGGAGCAGGTAGCCGTCGTGTCCGGTCACCGGGTGCAAGCGAACCTGGTCCTCGACGAGGGAGGCCGAGTCGCCGGCGTGGTGGTAGATCCGCGCGGTGCGGGAGTCCCGGGGGCCGAGGTACGCATGGACACCGGGTGGGCGGGTCGTCCCGCGCTCACCGACGCGACTGGCCGGTTTCTGCTCGAGGACGTGGGGCGCGGCCGACGCTCGCTGTCCGTCACGCACCGGGACTACGACACGCGCATCCTGCCCGGGGTCTCGGTCTTCAACGGCCAGACGGCCGAGGTGCGGGTCGAGCTCGCCGTGCGGGCCGGCGCCGGGGCCAGCGTGCGTTTCTCCGGCGTGGGGATCGTCCTGCAACGCGACCAGGGTCGCCTGGCCGTGATGCGGGTCCTCTCCGGTTCCCCCGCCGCGCTCGCCGGGGTGCTGGCGGGCGACCTGATCCTGGCCATCGACAGCCGCACCACCGAGCGCATGAGCTTCGACGACGCCATCGAGGCCATCCGCGGGATCGTGGGGACTCCCGTGCGCCTTCGCCTGCAGCGCGCCAAGCAGTCGTTTGATGTTGACCTTCTCCGGCAAGAGGTGAATATCCCGGGGAAGAGCTGA
- a CDS encoding helix-hairpin-helix domain-containing protein, giving the protein MGTRNASPLAAALAVIGLCSATAWADPAPDRGRAVAAQHSPGVVNLNTATAEQLELLPGIGPSKAQRILSYRSKRKFSSVHELTRVKGIGRKTLQKLRPYLSTQGPTTLTSKPKATRKG; this is encoded by the coding sequence ATGGGCACACGCAACGCATCCCCTCTCGCCGCAGCGCTCGCCGTGATCGGTCTCTGCTCCGCCACGGCGTGGGCCGACCCTGCTCCCGACCGAGGCCGGGCCGTCGCCGCGCAGCACAGCCCCGGCGTGGTGAACCTGAACACGGCCACGGCGGAACAGCTCGAGCTCTTGCCCGGCATCGGACCGTCGAAGGCGCAGCGGATCCTGTCCTACCGCTCCAAGCGGAAGTTCTCGTCGGTCCACGAGCTGACGCGGGTGAAGGGGATCGGTCGCAAGACGCTGCAGAAGCTGCGGCCGTATCTCTCGACGCAGGGGCCCACCACGCTGACGAGCAAACCGAAGGCCACGCGAAAGGGATGA
- a CDS encoding M20/M25/M40 family metallo-hydrolase, whose translation MHDLAGLTPDRWKDACGEASALLQEILRLDTTNPPGNERLVANALAASLARDGVQCEILEAAPGRANLVCRLSSGREEPALLLTGHADVVSPGDLSRWTHPPFAGVLADGMIWGRGAVDMKNMVAMSTMVVKLLARQGVTLKRDVVLAIVADEEEGCDCGARFLVERHADKVRAGYALGEIGGFPTPAGTARIIPVQTAEKGMCWLRLRAEGPTGHGSMPRPDNAVLRLCDAVARLGEKPLPQHNTPVVQNFIEQVAALQKLPGRLVMPQMLNPRLSNVILSRLLPDKEQGRIFGALLHNTVSPTVLRAGEKANMIPGEAEATLDGRILPGQTAEDLLHEIREVVGSGFRLEVIRTSPPVINHPPDSSLWDCIRQTIARHAGGLPAVPAMIPGFTDAQYFSRLGIRWYGFSPLWLEASSGLRFADLFHGYDERIPEDGYHWGLRALFETVHAFCAGAA comes from the coding sequence ATGCACGACCTCGCCGGCTTGACCCCCGACCGATGGAAGGACGCGTGCGGAGAGGCCTCCGCACTCCTGCAGGAGATCCTGCGCCTCGACACCACCAATCCCCCGGGGAACGAGCGGCTCGTGGCCAACGCATTGGCGGCGTCGCTCGCCCGGGACGGCGTACAGTGCGAGATCCTCGAGGCCGCTCCCGGCCGGGCGAACCTCGTGTGCCGGCTCTCCTCGGGACGGGAGGAACCGGCGCTGCTGCTCACCGGTCACGCGGACGTGGTGTCGCCGGGAGACCTGAGCCGCTGGACCCATCCTCCCTTCGCCGGGGTCCTGGCCGACGGGATGATCTGGGGACGCGGCGCGGTGGACATGAAGAACATGGTCGCCATGTCGACCATGGTCGTGAAGCTCCTGGCGCGACAGGGGGTGACGCTGAAGCGGGACGTCGTGCTCGCCATCGTGGCCGACGAGGAGGAGGGCTGCGATTGCGGCGCGCGCTTTCTGGTGGAGCGGCACGCCGACAAGGTGCGAGCGGGCTACGCGCTGGGCGAGATCGGCGGGTTCCCGACGCCGGCCGGAACGGCGCGGATCATTCCCGTGCAGACGGCAGAGAAGGGGATGTGCTGGCTGCGCCTGAGAGCCGAGGGCCCCACCGGGCACGGGTCCATGCCGCGCCCGGACAACGCGGTGCTGCGGCTCTGCGACGCCGTGGCCCGGTTGGGAGAGAAACCCCTGCCGCAGCACAACACGCCCGTGGTGCAGAACTTCATCGAACAGGTCGCCGCGCTGCAGAAGCTGCCCGGGCGACTGGTCATGCCCCAGATGCTGAATCCGCGCCTCAGCAACGTGATTCTCAGCCGCCTGTTGCCCGACAAGGAGCAGGGACGCATCTTCGGCGCGCTCCTGCACAACACCGTCTCCCCGACGGTGCTCCGAGCCGGAGAGAAGGCCAACATGATCCCCGGCGAGGCCGAGGCGACCCTGGACGGCCGCATCCTCCCCGGTCAGACGGCCGAGGACCTCTTGCACGAGATCCGCGAGGTCGTGGGCAGCGGCTTTCGCCTGGAGGTCATCCGTACCTCTCCGCCGGTCATCAACCATCCGCCGGACTCGAGCCTCTGGGACTGCATCCGACAGACGATCGCGCGGCACGCCGGCGGCCTTCCGGCGGTGCCGGCGATGATCCCGGGCTTTACCGACGCGCAGTACTTCAGCCGGCTGGGCATTCGTTGGTACGGCTTCTCCCCCTTGTGGCTCGAGGCCTCTTCGGGGCTCCGCTTCGCCGACCTGTTCCACGGCTACGACGAACGGATCCCCGAGGACGGCTACCATTGGGGACTCCGCGCGCTCTTCGAGACCGTCCACGCCTTCTGCGCCGGGGCGGCGTAG
- a CDS encoding protein kinase, with translation MYGQYQVFERIAEGGMAEIYRGLARGVEGFERPVVIKKVHARYSSDARYVDLLIREAKITARLHHRNIVQILDLGQNDDGEYFIVMEFVDGRDLRTAMDHAARMRQPLSQDMALYIATEVCDALHHAHRLADAQGRTLNLIHRDVSPSNILISYAGEVKLTDFGVARYGRDVSQVGSLKGKVAYMSPEQARGKGVDHRSDIFSLGAVLFELVVGRRVFQASTELEMLQAVRSAKIPLPSSIAPGIAPELEGILLRALEPEAARRYQAVADLGAALRAYRMRSATTLVGPTDLASLLVRLFGASQASLPTVSQVAFALNTVAGFDLPRTANLRSADPGRRLNDAVTNPGIPSPTLLARLRGAEHERGKGGGKGGEGHALARELGAGKRPGGLASVPTVPNRHSVVEVTDEDVVDEEHLRAAPGEASVATVATADPVRHAAEVLDRMDDEDEPTEMRGPQHSGGPLGAYRPPSVPVDLELVKQMTGMPPLPEDITAETDLPDHLRDELPPFETDELAMIPPLPPDAAEEPPTTSDAGIVWPSSPSVDTEDASTPAATPAGPVGESALRILPPRAATKPLPLPDEAVPLPMSAAAPVATPFVQPMRTSSEAVPRRGLRAWLVVAPLGLAVGTLGAYALVHRLLEGDARTRLVTSVQQPGAVAEEPDAAPPAVTQALGPTKALGPAKAPAPDAAAAAPDVAAARASAPPREEADARSGGPSASPATRRGRPSGKGTLLAENGSAPATGAPAVPTRTAPTRPSTEGAVVALKSAPRKRPGARRPIAAVRPIAAARPSRGSTLPRPAKPEAVDPGGAEPKPAGAGRVILKSEPWAYIVVDGKETGRTTSATPFSLPAGTHEVELVNPALKLRKRVSIHVEPGETVRRFVTLQ, from the coding sequence ATGTACGGCCAGTATCAGGTCTTCGAGCGCATCGCAGAAGGAGGGATGGCGGAGATCTACCGCGGCCTGGCGCGCGGCGTGGAGGGCTTCGAACGCCCCGTGGTGATCAAGAAGGTCCACGCCCGATACAGCAGCGACGCGCGCTACGTGGACCTGCTGATCCGCGAGGCGAAGATCACGGCCCGACTGCACCACCGGAACATCGTCCAGATCCTCGACCTCGGCCAGAACGACGACGGCGAGTACTTCATCGTCATGGAGTTCGTGGACGGCCGGGACCTGCGCACCGCGATGGATCACGCGGCGAGAATGCGCCAGCCGCTCAGTCAGGACATGGCGCTCTACATCGCCACGGAGGTGTGCGACGCCCTGCACCACGCGCATCGGCTCGCCGACGCCCAGGGACGGACCCTGAACCTCATCCACCGGGACGTGTCGCCGTCGAACATCCTCATCTCCTACGCCGGAGAGGTGAAGCTCACCGATTTCGGAGTCGCGCGCTACGGCCGGGACGTCTCCCAGGTCGGGTCGCTCAAGGGCAAGGTCGCGTACATGTCCCCCGAGCAGGCGCGCGGCAAGGGGGTAGACCACCGAAGCGACATCTTCTCCCTGGGGGCGGTGCTCTTCGAGCTCGTCGTCGGCCGCCGCGTCTTCCAGGCCAGCACCGAGCTCGAGATGCTCCAGGCGGTCCGCTCGGCCAAGATCCCGCTGCCCTCGTCCATCGCGCCAGGGATCGCCCCCGAGCTGGAGGGCATCCTGCTACGGGCGCTCGAGCCCGAGGCCGCCCGACGCTACCAGGCCGTGGCAGACCTGGGCGCCGCGCTACGTGCCTATCGCATGCGCTCGGCCACGACGCTGGTAGGACCCACCGACCTCGCGTCGCTGCTGGTGCGGCTCTTCGGGGCGTCCCAGGCGAGCCTGCCCACGGTGTCGCAGGTCGCGTTCGCGCTCAACACCGTCGCGGGCTTCGATCTGCCGCGCACGGCGAATCTCCGGTCCGCGGACCCTGGCCGGAGACTCAACGATGCGGTGACTAATCCGGGCATCCCCTCTCCCACGCTCCTCGCGCGGCTGCGCGGAGCGGAGCACGAGCGCGGCAAAGGGGGCGGCAAGGGAGGCGAAGGGCACGCCCTGGCGCGGGAGCTAGGGGCCGGCAAGCGGCCGGGGGGCCTCGCCAGCGTGCCCACCGTGCCGAACCGCCACAGCGTCGTGGAGGTGACCGACGAGGACGTCGTGGACGAGGAGCACCTCCGCGCTGCGCCTGGAGAGGCCAGCGTCGCCACGGTTGCGACGGCCGACCCGGTCCGCCACGCCGCAGAGGTGCTGGACCGCATGGACGACGAGGACGAGCCGACGGAGATGCGCGGACCGCAGCACTCCGGGGGACCCCTCGGCGCGTACCGACCGCCGAGCGTGCCGGTCGACCTCGAACTCGTGAAGCAGATGACGGGCATGCCCCCGTTGCCCGAGGACATCACGGCCGAGACGGACCTGCCGGACCACCTGCGAGACGAGCTCCCGCCCTTCGAGACCGACGAGCTGGCGATGATCCCGCCGCTCCCGCCGGATGCCGCCGAAGAACCACCGACGACGAGCGACGCGGGGATCGTGTGGCCGAGCTCTCCATCGGTCGACACGGAGGACGCCTCGACGCCGGCCGCGACACCCGCTGGGCCCGTCGGCGAATCGGCGCTGCGCATTCTTCCCCCTCGAGCGGCGACGAAACCGCTCCCGCTCCCCGACGAGGCGGTGCCGCTCCCCATGTCGGCCGCGGCCCCCGTGGCCACACCCTTCGTGCAGCCGATGCGCACCTCCTCGGAGGCCGTGCCTCGACGAGGGCTCCGCGCGTGGCTCGTCGTCGCGCCGCTCGGGCTGGCCGTCGGCACGCTGGGAGCGTACGCGCTCGTCCATCGACTCCTGGAGGGCGACGCGCGTACGCGGCTGGTAACGTCAGTGCAGCAACCCGGCGCTGTGGCCGAGGAGCCCGACGCCGCGCCGCCCGCCGTGACGCAGGCCCTGGGCCCGACGAAGGCACTAGGCCCCGCGAAGGCCCCCGCACCAGACGCGGCCGCGGCCGCACCGGACGTCGCCGCCGCCCGAGCCAGCGCGCCCCCTCGGGAGGAAGCGGACGCCCGGTCAGGCGGCCCGAGCGCCTCCCCGGCAACGCGTCGCGGTCGCCCCTCCGGCAAGGGCACGCTGCTCGCCGAGAACGGCAGCGCTCCTGCCACGGGTGCACCCGCAGTCCCGACACGCACGGCGCCCACGCGGCCTTCCACCGAGGGGGCCGTGGTCGCGCTGAAGTCCGCGCCACGCAAGCGGCCCGGAGCGCGGCGCCCGATCGCCGCCGTGCGCCCGATCGCCGCGGCGCGTCCGTCGCGTGGGTCCACTCTGCCGCGGCCGGCGAAGCCGGAGGCCGTCGATCCGGGGGGGGCCGAGCCCAAACCTGCGGGCGCGGGGCGCGTGATCCTGAAGTCCGAACCCTGGGCCTACATCGTCGTGGACGGCAAGGAGACGGGGCGTACCACCTCGGCCACGCCCTTCAGCCTGCCGGCTGGCACGCACGAGGTGGAACTCGTGAATCCGGCCTTGAAGCTCCGCAAGCGCGTGAGCATTCACGTGGAGCCAGGCGAGACCGTGCGCCGCTTCGTGACGCTGCAGTAG